TATCACATTACACTTGATATATTTTCACTCCTATGTGTTGTAATGAAGATGTCTTGGTGAGACTTGATATATGTCCAAAATTAGAAAAATCACAAGGTACTTTCTCTACCTAATAAACTCCATATGACCACATAAAACCCTGTTTAACACACCTGTAAAGAGGAACAACCCCCCTAAGGAGCTAGAAAGCTATATCGCCCACTGCCTCGTCGAATGTCTGTCAAGGGAAGAGATAAAGAGCATATAAAACATTACCCACACAAAAAAATGAGAGCATGTAAAAAATTTAAAAACGAGAACCATGAGTTATGAGAACTACAAATTAAGCAGTGCAGTGTTCAACTAGGCCTCGGACTCCAACTGTCAGATAACAAGAGAACAATTCACACGACAGGAAACATGTGTAACCAGAGGCAGAGGAGCATGAAGAGACAAGTCTCCAGAACTAGTCCATGAATCCATGATGCTGCTACATATTATTAATACTGAAACTAACAGAAAATGCTAACAAGTCTTGAGAACTAGCGCATGATGCTACGTAACCCTATCACCCAGAAACAAACCATTGAATCGTCATGCAAATGTAGTTACAGGCCAACGGAGAGATAAGCAGTTGGTCCAAAAAAACGCCTAGCTAGTGGAACATTAATTGATAGCTAAGGAGTGGTGTTAGATACCGAACCACCGGCATAAGAATCAAGTGCTAGGAAGTCATGATTTCTCAATCGTGGCTCTGAACCCAAGCCCTTGGTAAATCTCTGGCTCAACAGAGAACACAGCCAAGGCTAAGCGTGACGCAGGCCAAACCAGAATAATGAATAATCAAGGTGCTCGACCAGCAAATCAACTACACAGAGTGATTCGCGGGCGGCACACAGAGCACAACCCAATCCAATCCTATCAGTCCAGCCCTAGGACCAAACCCTCCTAACCCTAGCAACCATGGGGCACACCGACCCACTTCTGACGCTACCAAATCGCATCGATCGCGCGGCGGTACTAAGGAAGGAAGGGGGGTTGGGGGATTGGGGGCGCGTTACCATACCTTGAGGATGCTAAGCTTGATGGAGCCGTAGACGACGCCGATGCCGACCGCGGAGACCCTGGCCACCTGCAAAGCAACATCCATCGCGAGGACGCCGATCTTCGGTCAGTAAATCAGTCAGCCAGATCTGATCCG
The sequence above is drawn from the Triticum aestivum cultivar Chinese Spring chromosome 7A, IWGSC CS RefSeq v2.1, whole genome shotgun sequence genome and encodes:
- the LOC123153250 gene encoding uncharacterized protein gives rise to the protein GYDSGKSTLALVARVSAVGIGVVYGSIKLSILKLESEA